In a single window of the bacterium genome:
- a CDS encoding DUF2959 domain-containing protein has product MRLWLCGVLILVASLAGCQSMLYGALEQVGVEKRHILVDRVEDGREDQREAQEQFQTTLEAFQAVTSFDGGDLEVVYDDLHTEYERSEARAEAVRDRIDSIEHVAAALFDEWEDEIGEISDATLRAGSKRRLKDTRRAYAKLIAAMRRAADRMAPVLTAFRDRVLYLKHNLNAAAIASLEGDLTEIQGDVQQLIDELNLSIAEADAFLGKIER; this is encoded by the coding sequence ATGCGGCTCTGGCTCTGCGGTGTCCTGATCCTGGTAGCCTCTCTTGCCGGCTGTCAGTCGATGCTCTACGGCGCGCTCGAGCAGGTCGGCGTCGAGAAGCGCCACATCCTCGTCGACCGCGTCGAGGACGGTCGCGAAGACCAGCGCGAGGCCCAGGAGCAATTCCAGACCACGCTCGAGGCGTTCCAGGCCGTCACGAGCTTCGATGGCGGCGACCTGGAGGTCGTCTACGACGACCTCCACACCGAGTACGAGCGCAGCGAAGCACGTGCCGAGGCCGTGCGCGACCGCATCGACTCGATCGAGCACGTCGCGGCCGCGCTCTTCGACGAGTGGGAAGACGAGATCGGCGAGATCTCCGACGCGACCCTCCGAGCGGGCAGCAAGCGCCGTCTCAAGGACACCCGGCGCGCCTACGCCAAGCTCATCGCCGCGATGCGACGCGCGGCCGACCGCATGGCCCCGGTCCTCACCGCGTTCCGCGACCGCGTGCTCTACCTGAAGCACAACCTGAACGCCGCCGCGATCGCCTCGCTCGAAGGCGACCTCACCGAAATCCAGGGCGACGTGCAGCAGCTCATCGACGAACTCAATCTCTCGATTGCCGAGGCGGACGCATTCCTCGGCAAGATCGAGCGCTGA